Proteins encoded within one genomic window of Triticum aestivum cultivar Chinese Spring chromosome 2D, IWGSC CS RefSeq v2.1, whole genome shotgun sequence:
- the LOC123052482 gene encoding L-type lectin-domain containing receptor kinase SIT2, translating to MPQAHMKLSCFLLLLLVAVSLAICSVGQQFVYSSFAGANITLGGAAAVTTTGLLELTNGTLRQKAHAIHPAPFRFREPAARNRTVRSFSASFVFGILCPDTNNCGHGIVLFVAPGGFNFSAAFPSQYLGLVNNSTNGAAANHIFGVELDTDQNNEFRDIDGNHVGIDVNGLTSLASSSAGYFGDDGILHNLTLASGTAMQVWVDYDGEEKLITVAMAALGTAKPVKPLLSKTCDLSTVLTDTAYVGFSSATGSFNSQHYVLGWSFAMDGPAPAIDISKLPKLPRFGLKRHPKLAQIIPPVATTAFIFAAGTLIVLLIRRRLKYSELREDWEVEFGPHRFSYKDLFRATGGFKEKNLLGVGGFGRVYKGVLPAPKLEIAVKKVSHDSKQGMKEFIAEVVSIGRLQHRNLAQLHGYCRRKGELLLVYEYMSNGSLDRHLYGDGEKPVLDWDKRFRIIKGIASGLLYLHEECEKVIIHRDIKASNVLLDSEMNGRLGDFGLARLYDRGANPQTTHVVGTIGYLAPELGRTSKATPLTDVFAFGIFLLEVTCGQRPIRQNSQGEQLMLVDWVLEHWHRGSLAETVDTKLHSYDAGEACLALKLGLLCSHPLSNSRPGMRQVVRYLNEDVQLPELTLTNESFQILALMQNEGFDSYIMSYPSSMESVTTLSSLVEET from the coding sequence ATGCCTCAGGCTCACATGAAGCTCagctgcttcctcctcctcctcctcgtcgctgttAGCCTTGCTATCTGCAGCGTCGGCCAGCAGTTCGTCTACTCCAGCTTCGCCGGCGCCAACATCACCCTCGGCGGCGCGGCCGCGGTCACCACAACCGGTCTTCTCGAGCTCACCAACGGCACGCTCCGCCAGAAGGCCCACGCCATCCACCCGGCGCCGTTCCGCTTCCGCGAGCCGGCGGCGCGGAACCGGACGGTGCGGTCGTTCTCGGCCTCCTTCGTGTTCGGCATCCTCTGCCCCGACACCAACAACTGCGGCCATGGCATCGTCCTGTTCGTCGCCCCGGGGGGCTTCAACTTCTCCGCCGCGTTCCCGAGCCAATATCTCGGCCTTGTTAACAACAGCACCAACGGCGCCGCCGCGAACCACATCTTCGGCGTCGAACTCGACACCGACCAGAACAACGAGTTCCGCGACATCGACGGCAACCACGTCGGCATCGACGTCAACGGGCTCACATCCCTCGCGTCCAGCAGCGCCGGCTACTTCGGCGACGACGGCATCCTCCACAACCTGACGCTCGCAAGCGGCACGGCGATGCAGGTGTGGGTGGACTACGACGGCGAAGAGAAACTGATCACCGTGGCCATGGCTGCCCTGGGAACGGCCAAACCCGTGAAGCCGCTGCTCTCCAAGACCTGCGACCTCTCAACGGTGCTCACGGACACGGCGTACGTGGGCTTCTCGTCGGCCACGGGTTCCTTCAACTCGCAACACTACGTTCTTGGCTGGAGTTTCGCGATGGACGGACCTGCTCCGGCCATCGACATCTCCAAGCTGCCAAAGCTCCCTCGCTTCGGCCTGAAGCGCCATCCCAAGCTCGCACAGATCATTCCACCCGTAGCGACGACAGCGTTCATCTTTGCCGCGGGCACCCTCATCGTCCTCCTAATACGACGGCGGCTCAAGTACAGCGAGCTCCGGGAAGATTGGGAGGTCGAGTTCGGGCCGCACCGGTTCTCCTACAAGGATCTGTTTCGCGCCACCGGTGGGTTCAAGGAGAAGAATCTGCTGGGTGTGGGAGGTTTCGGGAGGGTATACAAAGGGGTGCTACCGGCGCCCAAACTGGAGATCGCCGTGAAGAAGGTGTCACATGACTCGAAACAAGGCATGAAAGAGTTCATCGCCGAGGTTGTGAGCATTGGGCGACTACAACATCGCAATCTCGCTCAGTTACATGGTTATTGCAGGCGTAAAGGTGAATTGCTCTTGGTATACGAGTACATGTCAAATGGGAGCCTTGATAGGCACTTGTATGGCGATGGTGAGAAGCCGGTTCTAGATTGGGACAAAAGGTTCCGGATCATCAAGGGAATTGCTTCGGGGTTGCTCTACCTCCATGAGGAGTGTGAGAAAGTAATCATACACCGGGACATTAAAGCCAGTAATGTGCTCCTCGACAGTGAGATGAATGGTCGACTCGGCGACTTCGGACTGGCAAGGTTGTATGACCGCGGCGCCAACCCACAAACCACACATGTGGTTGGAACCATAGGATACCTAGCTCCAGAGCTCGGTCGCACTAGCAAGGCAACCCCCCTGACCGACGTGTTCGCCTTCGGCATATTCCTTCTTGAGGTCACATGTGGACAAAGGCCCATTAGGCAAAATTCACAGGGCGAACAACTAATGCTGGTCGACTGGGTACTTGAGCATTGGCACAGAGGATCACTAGCTGAAACCGTGGATACCAAGCTTCATAGCTACGATGCCGGTGAGGCTTGCCTAGCATTGAAGCTAGGATTATTATGCTCGCATCCTCTCTCCAATTCAAGGCCAGGAATGCGACAGGTCGTGAGGTACCTTAATGAAGACGTGCAACTACCGGAGCTTACGTTGACGAATGAGAGCTTCCAGATTCTTGCGCTGATGCAGAACGAAGGGTTTGACTCGTACATCATGTCTTACCCTTCATCGATGGAAAGTGTGACCACCTTGTCCAGCCTTGTAGAGGAAACATGA